Proteins from a single region of Fodinibius sp. Rm-B-1B1-1:
- the rplI gene encoding 50S ribosomal protein L9 encodes MANKYMKLILREDVDKLGDSGDIVEVRAGYGRNYLIPQGKAMMATEGALKQVERMKEQAERRAELTVERAQKMADRLETTSVTIPVEVGEDERIHGSVTTQDIADALADRDIEIDKRKITIDQDIKTLGEYTATINLISEIKAQIKVWVVKE; translated from the coding sequence ATGGCTAATAAGTACATGAAATTAATTTTACGAGAAGATGTCGACAAGCTTGGTGATTCGGGCGACATCGTTGAAGTGCGTGCCGGTTACGGGCGCAATTATCTTATTCCTCAGGGAAAAGCTATGATGGCTACTGAGGGTGCTCTTAAGCAAGTTGAGCGCATGAAAGAACAGGCAGAACGTCGTGCGGAACTTACGGTTGAGCGCGCACAAAAAATGGCTGACAGACTTGAAACGACGTCGGTTACTATTCCTGTTGAGGTAGGTGAAGATGAACGTATTCACGGTTCAGTAACTACCCAAGATATTGCTGATGCATTAGCTGATCGTGATATTGAAATCGACAAGCGCAAGATTACAATAGATCAGGATATCAAAACGTTGGGTGAATACACTGCAACAATAAACCTGATTAGTGAAATTAAAGCACAAATTAAGGTTTGGGTAGTGAAAGAATAA
- a CDS encoding protein-disulfide reductase DsbD family protein, producing the protein MMLSPFLVQGQMLDPVSYEVVDAPNQVQAGEVFEITIESTIEGDWHLYSIANDPDAGPYPTQFSSADQKLAIAGSIEESEPSIEMDPNFNAELGWHTGSATFTIPLAFQKELVGSQEISLEVLYQVCDDKSCLPPKTKSITHTISVSGVATDPYTDFEEGGSEGSSETAILSETGADPETNTDNQQAEQGQVAASNYNSGGIFSFLWIALAAGFAALLTPCVFPMIPLTVSFFSKQKEGQGAAAIGQAFGFGLAIVVTFTILGALLALFVGASGANNFAANPWVNLFIALVLIVFAVSLLGAFELRLPHQLTNWLNRKSNESSGIVGILFMALTISAVSFSCTAPFVGGVLAATAGGEWFYPIIGMAGFSAAFASPFVLLALFPRWLESLPQSGSWMNIVKVLLGFIELAAAIKFLSNADLVWEWGLVSRPFAIATWIAIFLMAGLYLLGTYTLHNDERSSQISTGRLMLAMPFLLFSFYLIPGLMGASLGIWDAWLPPKQATDVSVVSSLAQRGGISDSSVDSENWTSNYEEGRKKALEENKPLFIDFTGYTCTNCRAMEANVFPLKEVQNRFAKMQQVRLYTDDGSDGPENQKFQFELTGTVALPTYVILDPSNEKIMDQLVGYADQNKFKGFLDSGLQRFNQQNSKESVGNL; encoded by the coding sequence ATGATGTTATCCCCTTTTTTAGTTCAGGGACAGATGTTAGATCCTGTCTCTTATGAGGTGGTTGATGCACCTAACCAAGTGCAGGCTGGGGAAGTCTTTGAAATAACCATAGAATCTACGATTGAGGGTGACTGGCATCTTTATTCTATAGCTAATGATCCCGATGCTGGTCCTTATCCCACACAATTTTCTTCTGCTGATCAAAAGTTAGCTATCGCCGGAAGTATTGAAGAGAGTGAGCCTTCTATTGAGATGGACCCGAACTTTAATGCTGAACTGGGATGGCATACCGGTAGTGCAACCTTTACTATTCCTCTTGCATTTCAAAAAGAGTTAGTTGGCTCTCAGGAAATATCGTTGGAGGTTTTATACCAGGTATGTGATGATAAATCATGCTTGCCGCCAAAAACAAAATCTATTACTCACACTATTAGTGTATCGGGGGTAGCTACTGATCCTTACACCGATTTTGAGGAAGGAGGATCAGAAGGGAGTAGCGAAACAGCAATACTTTCCGAAACAGGTGCAGACCCTGAAACCAATACGGATAATCAACAAGCTGAACAAGGACAGGTAGCAGCAAGCAATTATAATTCTGGTGGTATCTTTTCTTTTCTATGGATTGCTTTAGCAGCGGGATTTGCAGCATTATTGACTCCTTGTGTATTTCCAATGATTCCATTGACGGTTTCGTTTTTCTCCAAACAAAAAGAAGGGCAGGGGGCGGCCGCAATTGGTCAGGCTTTTGGGTTTGGATTAGCAATTGTGGTTACGTTTACAATACTGGGGGCTTTATTGGCTCTTTTTGTGGGAGCTTCTGGTGCGAACAATTTTGCTGCTAATCCGTGGGTCAACCTTTTTATAGCTCTTGTACTTATTGTTTTTGCAGTCAGCTTATTAGGGGCATTTGAGTTACGCTTGCCTCATCAGCTTACCAATTGGCTGAATAGAAAAAGTAATGAAAGTTCAGGAATCGTTGGTATTCTTTTTATGGCGTTGACCATAAGTGCTGTTTCATTTTCATGTACAGCCCCGTTTGTAGGTGGTGTATTAGCTGCTACCGCAGGGGGAGAATGGTTCTATCCAATTATTGGTATGGCTGGATTTTCAGCGGCATTTGCCAGCCCCTTTGTTCTATTGGCATTATTTCCCCGTTGGCTTGAAAGTTTGCCACAAAGTGGTTCATGGATGAATATTGTAAAAGTATTATTGGGATTTATAGAACTTGCAGCAGCAATTAAGTTTTTATCTAATGCCGATCTTGTGTGGGAGTGGGGATTGGTATCTCGACCATTCGCTATAGCAACTTGGATTGCTATTTTCTTAATGGCCGGCTTGTATCTGCTGGGTACGTATACTCTTCATAATGATGAGAGATCGTCGCAGATTAGTACCGGACGCTTGATGTTGGCCATGCCTTTCTTACTATTTAGTTTTTATTTAATCCCCGGGCTGATGGGAGCATCGCTTGGTATTTGGGATGCATGGTTGCCTCCCAAGCAAGCTACGGATGTCAGCGTAGTGAGTTCGCTCGCACAGCGAGGAGGTATATCGGATAGTTCTGTTGATAGCGAAAACTGGACGAGTAACTATGAGGAAGGACGAAAAAAGGCTCTTGAGGAAAATAAACCTTTATTTATAGATTTCACAGGGTATACTTGTACAAATTGCCGGGCTATGGAAGCCAATGTATTTCCCTTAAAAGAGGTGCAAAATCGATTTGCAAAAATGCAGCAAGTGCGTTTATATACTGACGACGGTTCTGATGGTCCGGAAAATCAAAAATTTCAATTTGAATTAACCGGAACAGTTGCGCTTCCTACGTATGTGATTCTTGATCCGTCAAACGAAAAAATAATGGATCAACTTGTGGGGTATGCAGACCAAAATAAATTTAAAGGATTTTTGGATTCAGGACTTCAACGGTTCAATCAGCAAAACAGTAAAGAAAGTGTTGGGAACCTGTAA
- a CDS encoding biopolymer transporter ExbD, producing the protein MFDNKRDREDPEVGGAGMADIAFLLLIFFLLVTTIDVDTGIGLQLPPAPEENQEPPPIKERNLLNILVNSQGMVLIDEEPTPVSQVKQTVKEFITNRGQNPELSDSPDKAIVSIKTDRATPYNVYIDMLDEVMGAYAELRNQEAQQRFGVRYSQLEDESDEQKAVKDEYPKKISIAEPNQ; encoded by the coding sequence ATGTTTGATAATAAAAGAGATAGAGAAGATCCGGAAGTAGGCGGTGCGGGAATGGCCGATATTGCCTTCCTTCTGTTGATTTTCTTCTTGCTTGTAACTACGATTGATGTCGATACTGGTATAGGGCTTCAATTACCTCCGGCTCCTGAAGAAAATCAAGAGCCCCCTCCCATTAAAGAGCGTAACTTGCTTAATATTCTGGTTAACTCTCAGGGAATGGTATTGATAGATGAAGAACCCACTCCTGTTAGTCAAGTTAAGCAAACGGTGAAGGAGTTTATTACAAATCGGGGACAAAATCCGGAACTCTCAGATTCGCCTGATAAAGCTATTGTATCTATAAAAACTGATAGGGCAACCCCCTATAATGTATATATAGATATGCTTGATGAGGTGATGGGAGCTTATGCTGAATTACGTAATCAAGAAGCACAGCAACGTTTCGGTGTAAGATACAGCCAGCTCGAAGATGAAAGTGACGAGCAAAAAGCTGTTAAGGATGAATATCCAAAGAAAATTTCAATCGCAGAGCCCAATCAATAA
- the rpsR gene encoding 30S ribosomal protein S18 yields the protein MIKNPSHPKKGHIKTRECKFTKAGIEYIDYKDTDLLERFMNDQGKILPRRVTGTSAKFQRQLSRAIKRARFLGLLPYVADNLR from the coding sequence ATGATTAAGAATCCATCACATCCTAAAAAAGGACATATTAAAACCCGCGAATGCAAATTTACCAAGGCGGGTATTGAATATATTGATTACAAAGATACCGACTTGTTAGAGCGGTTTATGAATGATCAGGGAAAGATTCTTCCCCGACGCGTAACCGGAACGAGTGCCAAGTTTCAACGTCAGCTTTCTCGAGCTATTAAACGTGCTCGTTTTCTTGGATTACTACCATACGTAGCAGATAACCTTCGATAA
- a CDS encoding NADH-quinone oxidoreductase subunit N, producing MDYLHDLNAFLPGVIIALAGIIGIVIDAYKNDHGAIFGVTVFSLIAALAVSIMDMFGPVGEAFSGMITYGGVSAFGNSVILFGTLFCVLISREYLNAIDHEYGEVYALILFATSGMLGLASANNLIMIFIGIETMSICLYVLAGLIKDRKTSAEASLKYFLLGAFSTGFLLYGMALLYGATGSLYLGEIASAASSDLIFIAGAALLLVGFFFKISVVPFHMWTPDVYQGTPTTITAYMATASKSAAFIALLVVLSKMIPSETGNWVDVIEVIAIITMILGNLIAIVQDDIKRMLAYSSIAHAGYLLVGLAVGTPEGYSAVLFYLLAYTIMNIGAFGVVAYYERQQGLDFTDVNNYAGLGFKKPLMGVLLSFFLFSLAGIPPFVGFIGKWLIFAAAIETGFISLAVILALASAASVYYYLRPMVYMYFREAHKDVPLVRSGIIFKSSLIILAIMTLYFGIAFGDLHNLLSSYYAGDWVTHFIGQ from the coding sequence ATGGATTACTTACACGACCTTAACGCGTTCTTACCCGGAGTTATAATAGCTTTAGCTGGCATTATAGGTATTGTTATTGATGCCTATAAAAATGATCATGGGGCTATTTTTGGAGTTACTGTATTTTCGTTGATTGCAGCATTGGCTGTCTCTATTATGGATATGTTTGGCCCGGTAGGAGAAGCTTTTTCCGGGATGATTACTTATGGAGGAGTCTCGGCATTTGGGAATAGTGTAATATTATTTGGTACACTGTTTTGTGTATTGATTTCCCGAGAGTATTTAAATGCCATCGATCATGAGTATGGCGAAGTATATGCCCTTATTCTTTTTGCAACATCGGGGATGTTGGGACTTGCAAGTGCCAATAATTTGATTATGATATTCATTGGCATAGAAACAATGTCGATCTGCCTATATGTATTGGCAGGCCTCATAAAAGATCGGAAAACCAGTGCAGAAGCTTCACTTAAATATTTCTTATTAGGAGCATTCTCTACCGGTTTCTTACTTTATGGAATGGCCCTCTTATATGGAGCTACCGGATCGTTATATTTAGGTGAGATTGCATCAGCTGCAAGTTCAGATTTGATTTTTATTGCTGGCGCTGCACTCTTGTTAGTTGGATTCTTTTTTAAGATATCTGTTGTTCCTTTCCATATGTGGACGCCGGATGTATACCAGGGTACCCCTACAACTATTACGGCTTATATGGCAACAGCTTCGAAGTCAGCAGCATTTATAGCGTTGTTGGTAGTTTTATCGAAGATGATCCCCTCTGAAACAGGAAACTGGGTCGACGTTATAGAAGTTATTGCTATCATCACAATGATATTAGGGAACCTGATTGCGATTGTTCAAGATGATATTAAGCGTATGCTTGCGTACTCAAGTATTGCGCACGCTGGTTATCTATTGGTAGGGTTAGCAGTAGGTACGCCCGAAGGATATAGTGCTGTGCTGTTTTACTTGTTGGCTTATACTATTATGAATATTGGAGCTTTTGGGGTAGTTGCTTATTACGAACGTCAACAGGGATTGGATTTTACGGACGTTAATAACTATGCTGGCCTTGGTTTTAAAAAGCCGCTGATGGGAGTACTACTTTCATTCTTTCTGTTTTCACTGGCTGGCATTCCTCCCTTTGTAGGATTCATTGGGAAATGGTTGATATTTGCTGCTGCTATTGAAACCGGATTTATTTCACTGGCTGTTATATTAGCGTTAGCAAGTGCAGCCAGCGTGTATTACTACTTGCGTCCCATGGTGTATATGTATTTCAGGGAGGCTCATAAAGATGTTCCTTTGGTTCGTTCTGGAATTATTTTCAAATCTTCGCTCATCATTTTAGCGATTATGACACTTTATTTTGGAATCGCCTTTGGTGACTTGCACAACTTACTTTCTTCTTACTATGCTGGTGATTGGGTTACTCACTTTATCGGACAATAA
- a CDS encoding biopolymer transporter ExbD, giving the protein MGHFEKKSADTQQDIPTSAMPDVVFMLLIFFMVTTVLREVTLQVQIDYARAENIEKIEQKRLVSYIYVGPEKLQGNQLGSTKIQIDDSIIEDVGAVQQLMYDKLKEEPRLIVSLRVHDETEFGIVTDIQEELRDAGTLRINYSTNQEQ; this is encoded by the coding sequence ATGGGACATTTTGAAAAGAAATCTGCCGACACACAGCAGGATATCCCTACATCAGCAATGCCTGATGTTGTGTTTATGTTGCTCATCTTCTTTATGGTGACAACAGTGTTGCGCGAAGTTACCTTACAGGTACAAATTGATTATGCACGTGCAGAAAATATCGAAAAGATCGAACAAAAACGGTTAGTAAGTTATATTTACGTCGGTCCTGAAAAATTACAGGGAAACCAATTAGGTTCTACTAAAATTCAGATTGACGATTCTATAATTGAAGATGTAGGAGCCGTTCAACAGTTGATGTATGATAAGTTAAAAGAAGAACCTCGTTTAATTGTGTCATTACGTGTACACGACGAAACTGAATTTGGTATCGTTACAGATATCCAGGAAGAACTTAGGGACGCAGGAACTCTTCGTATCAATTACTCTACAAATCAAGAACAGTAA
- the nuoL gene encoding NADH-quinone oxidoreductase subunit L: protein MDSATTLTSLIILLPLLGFLVNGLWGLSSKSFRQRKSLIGSIANLTVFIPFAIAVYFFMNMGQNAEPIIAELFTWIEVGSFSVDIAYQIDQLSILMTLVVTGVGFLIHMYSIGYMWHDEGYWKFFAYLNLFIFAMLNLVLADNLLLLFLGWEGVGLCSYLLIGFWYTDMANSAAGSKAFWYNRVGDFAFLVAMFLTFQHVGSLDFDNILSSLDAIPADDKFWIGLLVFIGATGKSAQIPLFVWLPDAMAGPTSVSALIHAATMVTSGIYLISRLSPMFVMSPEVMMIIAVIGALTAIVAATIALTQNDIKRVLAYSTVSQLGYMFLALGSGAFTAAMFHVVTHAFFKALLFLGSGSVIHAMEHVEHDLQEEGKDVHFDPQDMRFMGGLKEYMPSTYKTFLIATIAIAGIPPLAGFFSKDEILAFTFNAGMGEFAGSLYIFLWVIGIITAFLTAFYMFRLTFGTFNGSFKLPEKISEAAGAEKHLHESPKSMTIPLWTLGGLSVVGGFLGVPNFLLSTFTHQEEHINLLHNWLYNVTADYELALSHSIEWILMTVSIIVAVGGVYIAYRMYGSGATEESDAKLSDRFGALYETWSEKYNLDEFYEGIVVHPIVRGSEKGLAKFDMKIVDGVVNTVGGVVRLFGSVFRYIQTGVTSSYALALVLGVILVLSMLIL, encoded by the coding sequence ATGGATTCTGCTACTACGCTTACAAGTCTGATTATACTTTTGCCCCTGTTGGGTTTTCTTGTTAATGGACTTTGGGGATTAAGCTCAAAATCCTTTCGTCAGCGCAAGTCACTTATAGGAAGTATTGCCAATCTTACGGTTTTTATTCCTTTTGCTATTGCGGTCTACTTTTTTATGAATATGGGACAGAATGCTGAGCCTATTATTGCTGAGTTATTTACCTGGATTGAGGTTGGTAGCTTTAGCGTTGATATTGCGTATCAGATTGACCAGTTATCGATTTTGATGACTCTCGTGGTTACCGGGGTCGGATTTTTAATCCACATGTATTCAATCGGATATATGTGGCATGATGAAGGATACTGGAAGTTTTTTGCGTATCTAAACCTCTTCATCTTCGCAATGCTCAACCTCGTGTTGGCCGATAACCTGTTGCTACTCTTTTTAGGATGGGAGGGAGTAGGTCTTTGTTCTTATCTCTTGATCGGTTTTTGGTATACCGACATGGCGAATTCCGCAGCCGGTAGTAAAGCATTTTGGTATAATCGAGTGGGTGACTTTGCCTTTTTAGTTGCGATGTTTTTGACTTTCCAGCACGTGGGCAGTTTGGATTTTGATAACATCCTTTCGAGTCTTGATGCCATTCCCGCTGATGACAAGTTTTGGATTGGGTTGCTGGTCTTTATTGGCGCTACCGGGAAAAGTGCGCAGATTCCATTATTTGTATGGTTACCTGATGCGATGGCTGGCCCCACTTCTGTATCCGCATTAATTCACGCGGCTACCATGGTAACATCGGGTATTTATTTGATTTCCCGTTTGTCGCCGATGTTTGTGATGTCGCCGGAAGTAATGATGATTATTGCAGTAATTGGTGCGTTAACAGCAATTGTTGCTGCAACTATTGCTCTCACGCAAAATGATATTAAGCGCGTTCTTGCGTATTCAACGGTATCGCAGTTGGGATATATGTTTCTTGCGTTGGGATCGGGTGCTTTTACGGCTGCGATGTTCCATGTTGTTACGCACGCATTTTTTAAGGCGCTGCTTTTTCTTGGTTCCGGATCGGTTATTCATGCGATGGAACATGTTGAGCATGACTTGCAGGAAGAGGGAAAGGATGTGCATTTCGATCCGCAGGATATGCGATTTATGGGCGGGCTCAAGGAGTATATGCCCTCAACCTATAAGACTTTTTTAATAGCGACTATTGCTATTGCCGGTATCCCACCTCTGGCTGGATTCTTTTCCAAGGATGAGATTTTAGCCTTTACCTTCAATGCCGGCATGGGAGAATTTGCTGGATCTCTTTATATCTTCTTGTGGGTTATTGGGATTATCACAGCATTTTTGACGGCTTTTTATATGTTCCGTCTAACATTTGGAACATTTAATGGTAGTTTTAAGCTGCCTGAGAAAATTAGTGAAGCAGCGGGCGCTGAAAAACATCTACATGAAAGCCCTAAGTCAATGACTATCCCACTCTGGACATTAGGAGGACTATCGGTTGTAGGTGGATTTTTAGGAGTACCCAATTTCTTGTTATCGACCTTTACACACCAAGAAGAACATATTAACCTGCTGCATAACTGGTTGTATAATGTGACGGCCGATTATGAATTGGCATTATCTCATTCTATAGAATGGATTTTAATGACCGTTTCAATAATAGTAGCTGTGGGTGGTGTATATATCGCTTATCGCATGTACGGGAGCGGGGCTACAGAAGAATCTGATGCTAAACTGTCCGATCGATTTGGTGCACTCTACGAGACTTGGAGTGAAAAGTATAATCTGGATGAATTCTACGAAGGTATCGTGGTGCATCCGATAGTACGTGGGTCAGAAAAAGGACTTGCGAAATTTGATATGAAAATTGTAGATGGCGTCGTCAATACGGTTGGCGGGGTTGTCCGGCTTTTCGGAAGTGTTTTCCGATATATTCAAACCGGCGTTACCAGTAGCTATGCATTGGCATTGGTGTTAGGTGTTATTCTTGTACTAAGTATGTTGATCCTGTAA
- the rpsF gene encoding 30S ribosomal protein S6, protein MSRNYYELTYILNPVLEDDQYDEIVDKFTDFIRDNEGEVDEVDKWGIRKFEYEMDNKSSGYYVNAYFTAPGELIEKLERALRIDDQVMRYLTLKYDAKMMRHRDLQRKNAVPQVFVEDNEGEEDDDE, encoded by the coding sequence ATGAGTAGAAATTATTACGAGTTAACATATATTCTTAATCCTGTCTTAGAAGACGATCAATATGATGAGATCGTCGACAAATTCACTGACTTTATCCGAGATAACGAGGGTGAGGTTGATGAAGTTGATAAATGGGGTATCCGCAAGTTTGAGTACGAGATGGACAACAAATCAAGCGGATACTATGTAAATGCTTATTTTACAGCGCCCGGAGAATTAATAGAGAAGTTGGAACGTGCTCTCCGGATTGACGATCAGGTAATGCGCTATCTTACCTTGAAGTATGATGCTAAAATGATGCGTCATCGTGATCTACAACGCAAAAACGCTGTACCGCAAGTTTTCGTCGAGGATAACGAGGGCGAAGAGGACGACGACGAATAA
- a CDS encoding 4a-hydroxytetrahydrobiopterin dehydratase gives MAEPLSDSKISELLSDLPGWEHEDDKLSKEFGFDNFRDAIAFINRIAFEAEEQVHHPEIFNVYNTVNISLSTHDAGGKVTEKDVKLAKKIETLYNN, from the coding sequence ATGGCTGAACCACTCTCAGATAGTAAAATTTCTGAATTACTTTCCGATCTACCTGGTTGGGAACACGAGGATGATAAGCTGAGCAAAGAGTTTGGATTCGATAATTTTCGTGATGCCATAGCTTTTATTAATCGGATTGCCTTTGAAGCTGAAGAACAGGTTCATCATCCCGAGATTTTTAATGTCTACAATACGGTCAATATTTCGCTAAGCACGCATGATGCAGGTGGAAAAGTGACCGAAAAAGATGTTAAGCTTGCTAAGAAAATTGAGACACTGTATAACAATTAA
- a CDS encoding NADH-quinone oxidoreductase subunit M: MELLLNLVIYLPLLGIAGILAVRNDQATKWISLIITGATFVLSLPLLFNFDVANSGTVQYLTEGSSIIAGYDIKYLLGLDGLSLLLFMLTTLMGPIVILSSWDSVKKHLAGYYSMLLLLQTASMGVFASLDLIVFYVFFELSLIPMYFLIGIWGGKNRIHATVKFFVYTLVGSLIMLVGLIYTGYDAGAVIDGFRFTTDWRFLSSEAYQIGLVEQTYLFLSFALAFCIKVPLFPFHTWLPYAHTEAPTAGSVVLAAIMLKMGTYGLLRICLPLFPNAFTEFAPYFATLAVIGIIYGALVAMVQKDIKKLVAYSSVSHLGFVVLGLFAFNTIAVQGALIQMVNHGLSTGALFLIVGMIYDRTHTRQIKDYGGIAKVVPVFAVMFMIATLASIGLPGLNGFIGEFLILNGTFSSEILPENAFVVFAALGVILAAVYMLWMYQRVMFGPMKHEKNEKLVDLNAREIGLLVPLVIFMIWIGIRPTDFTQYSEVQVQELLESSNEKRMAIKQSANTEDLPQWASTLYDVDVTDELASQIKNN, translated from the coding sequence ATGGAGTTACTTTTAAATTTAGTTATATATTTACCGCTTTTAGGAATCGCTGGAATTCTGGCGGTCCGTAATGATCAAGCTACAAAATGGATTAGCCTTATCATTACTGGGGCTACCTTTGTGTTATCATTACCACTACTGTTTAATTTTGATGTTGCCAATTCTGGGACCGTACAATATTTGACTGAGGGTAGTAGCATTATTGCAGGCTATGATATAAAGTACCTCCTTGGTCTCGATGGTTTGAGTTTGCTACTATTTATGCTCACCACTCTGATGGGACCCATTGTTATTCTATCATCCTGGGATTCTGTTAAGAAGCACTTGGCAGGATACTATTCCATGCTCTTGCTTCTGCAAACGGCCTCAATGGGGGTTTTTGCTTCCTTAGATCTAATCGTTTTCTATGTTTTCTTTGAGCTCTCACTCATTCCCATGTATTTTCTCATCGGAATTTGGGGTGGAAAGAACCGTATTCACGCAACGGTTAAGTTTTTTGTTTACACTCTTGTTGGTTCTCTTATCATGTTGGTGGGATTAATTTATACGGGATACGATGCCGGGGCAGTAATCGACGGGTTCCGATTTACAACAGATTGGAGGTTTTTATCCAGCGAAGCCTATCAAATTGGATTGGTTGAACAAACGTATCTGTTTTTGTCATTTGCGTTAGCATTCTGTATTAAGGTGCCATTATTTCCATTCCACACTTGGTTGCCTTATGCACACACCGAAGCACCGACAGCTGGGTCGGTAGTATTAGCAGCAATTATGCTTAAAATGGGTACCTATGGATTGCTTCGCATTTGTCTGCCGCTTTTCCCTAATGCCTTTACTGAGTTTGCACCATATTTTGCCACATTAGCTGTAATAGGTATTATTTACGGTGCGCTTGTGGCGATGGTGCAGAAGGATATTAAAAAGCTTGTTGCCTATTCTTCCGTTAGTCACTTGGGTTTTGTGGTATTGGGATTGTTTGCCTTCAATACCATTGCAGTTCAGGGAGCCCTAATTCAGATGGTAAATCACGGACTCTCAACAGGGGCGTTATTTTTAATTGTTGGGATGATTTACGACCGTACGCATACCCGCCAGATTAAAGATTACGGTGGAATTGCTAAAGTAGTACCGGTGTTTGCCGTTATGTTTATGATTGCTACACTGGCGTCTATTGGCTTGCCGGGGTTAAACGGTTTTATTGGAGAATTTTTGATTTTAAATGGAACATTCAGCTCTGAAATTTTACCCGAAAATGCATTTGTAGTATTTGCTGCACTGGGGGTTATCTTGGCAGCTGTTTATATGTTATGGATGTACCAACGGGTGATGTTTGGACCGATGAAGCATGAGAAGAATGAAAAGCTGGTAGACCTAAATGCTCGTGAAATTGGGCTGTTGGTTCCGCTGGTAATTTTTATGATTTGGATTGGTATCCGTCCCACTGACTTCACCCAATATTCTGAAGTGCAAGTGCAGGAACTCTTGGAATCATCAAATGAAAAGCGGATGGCAATTAAACAATCAGCAAATACCGAAGACTTGCCACAATGGGCTTCAACCTTGTATGATGTTGATGTTACCGATGAATTAGCATCGCAAATTAAAAACAATTAG
- a CDS encoding MotA/TolQ/ExbB proton channel family protein, which translates to MTSSIALFFLQAGVDQGFFNVLVEKFNEGNEGGFMWPVLVALILGLAIFLERIITLNLADIDTRKFIVDVQEALQEGGVPAAKELCAETRGPVASVFQAGLMRVDEGIEAAEKAISSYGSIEMSFLERGLVWLSLFIAIAPMLGFLGTVVGMIQAFDAIEQAGDISPTLVAGGIKVALLTTAAGLLAGIILQVGYNYCVSKIDRLISEMEESSITLIDSIVMLKEGEQIVDTSGSDSAE; encoded by the coding sequence ATGACATCGTCTATAGCTCTCTTTTTCCTTCAAGCAGGAGTAGACCAAGGATTTTTTAATGTTCTCGTAGAAAAGTTTAACGAAGGTAATGAGGGTGGGTTTATGTGGCCGGTCCTCGTCGCTCTGATTCTTGGATTGGCAATCTTCCTGGAGCGAATTATTACCTTAAACTTGGCTGATATTGACACACGTAAGTTTATTGTTGATGTGCAAGAAGCACTTCAAGAAGGCGGCGTACCGGCGGCAAAAGAACTTTGTGCTGAAACACGCGGTCCGGTAGCTTCAGTTTTTCAGGCTGGATTAATGCGGGTTGATGAAGGCATCGAAGCTGCTGAAAAAGCTATTTCATCTTACGGTTCTATTGAGATGAGCTTTCTTGAACGTGGTCTCGTTTGGCTATCACTGTTTATTGCCATTGCGCCAATGCTTGGTTTCCTCGGAACAGTAGTAGGTATGATTCAGGCATTCGACGCCATTGAACAGGCTGGAGATATTTCACCTACTCTTGTAGCAGGTGGTATTAAGGTTGCGCTTCTAACTACGGCAGCTGGTTTGCTTGCAGGTATTATCCTTCAGGTAGGTTACAACTACTGCGTTTCTAAAATTGATCGTTTGATTTCTGAGATGGAAGAAAGTTCAATCACCCTGATCGATTCTATTGTAATGCTTAAAGAAGGTGAGCAAATTGTTGATACTTCAGGAAGTGATTCTGCTGAATAA